The window AAAGTGAAGAAAAGCAAGGAAGGACAGACGTGACAGATACGACACTCAATCAGACGCCCAGGGGAAGCCGTCTCCACATCGCCATCTTCGGCAGGAGAAATGCGGGTAAGTCGAGTCTCATAAACGCGTTGACGAACCAGGACATCGCCATTGTTTCCGATGTTCCCGGAACCACCACGGACCCCGTCTACAAGTCTATGGAGATACTCCCCATCGGGCCCGTCGTCATCATCGATACGGCCGGTATCGATGATGTGGGAGAACTGGGCAGGCTTCGCATAGAAAAGGCCCTCGGTGTTCTCAACAAAACGGACCTCATGCTTCTTGTCGTCGATCCCGCCGCGGGTGCCGGCAGGTTCGAGGAGGAGGTCATCGAAAAGGCCCGTGAGAAGAAGGTGCCCGTCATCATCGTCGTCAACAAGGCGGACCTTTATCCGCGATTCAGCACTGAGGAGGTCCTTCCCGGCACCGCTCTGCCAGTCGTGGCCGTGAGCGCGCTGACCCGTCAGGGTATCGACGAGTTGAAGATGGCCATGATCAGGGAAGCGCCGAAGGATTTCATGAATCCCACGATCCTGGGAGACCTCATCTCTCCCGGCGACACGGTGGTGCTCGTTGTACCCATCGATCTTGCCGCGCCGAAGGGGAGACTCATCCTCCCCCAGGTCCAGACGATCCGCGATATCCTGGACCACGACGGCATGGCTTACGTGGTGAAGGAACGGGAACTGAAAGGAGCGCTGGCAAAGCTGAAAGACAAGCCGCGGCTTGTCGTCACCGATTCCCAGGCGTTCCTCAAGGTCGCCGCCGATACACCAAAGGATGTCCCCATGACCTCATTCTCGATACTCTTCGCCCGCCATAAAGGAGACCTCGCGACGCTCGTGGAAGGGGCGAAGGCGGTGGAGAACCTTGTTCCCGGCGACAGGGTGCTCGTTTCCGAGGCCTGTACACACCACCGCGTGGAGGACGATATCGGGACGGTGAAGATACCGAGATGGCTGAACCAGCTGGTGGGCGGGCCCCTCGATTACACCTGGGTGAGCGGTCTCGAACTGCCGAAGGACCTGTCGGGATACAAGCTGATCATTCACTGCGGCGCCTGCATGATAAACCGCAAGGAAATGCTTCATCGGTTGATGGTGGCCAAACATGCCGGGATCCCTGTTGTCAACTACGGGGTCCTTATCGCCTATGTCATGGGAATCCTCGAACGGACGCTGAAGCCCTTCCCGGAACTGACCGAAGTCCTGGAAGACGATGGCTGAGCGTCTCCGGGCTTCCTTTACTTTTCGGTATCCGGGCAATATACTTATACGACGGAGGCCAAAGCATGGATCGACGGCATGGATGGGAAAGGGCCGATTTCCTCCGTCGCTCTTTGCGGCCGCGCGTCAGCTCGGTAGGATCGAGGCGGGGGCGAGAATGCGCTTGCCTGCCTCAGTCGTTGACTATATACTTTAACAAGACAGGCTTGGATCTGCACAGGGGTCATGAAAAAAAAGACAAGGGGGCTTAAGAGCTATGAAGACTGCAAAGGATATGCTCAAGGAGAAGAAGAAGGACATCTGGTCCATCGGACCGAACAAGACCGTTTTTGATGCGCTGAAGATCATGGGCGAGAAGGAGATCGGCGCACTGATGGTCATTGACGACAAAGGAAGGGTGCACGGGATCGTCTCCGAGAGGGACTACGCGCGCAAGATCATCCTCAAGGGAAAGACGTCGGCTCAGACCAAGGTGTCGGAGATCATGACCCCCGCGGACAAGATGTTCACGGTGAAGCCCGAGACATCCGTCGAGGACTGCATGGTCCTCATTACGGCGAAACGCATAAGACACGTCCCCGTGTTTGACAACGACAAGTTCGTCGGCCTCATCTCCATCGGTGACGTGGTCAAATCGATCATATCGGAGAAGGACATGCTCATCGAGCATCTGAGCAACTACATCGCCGGAAAATACGTTTAAGGTTCATCTCTGTCCCGGTTGCTCCTTTTTCTTGAAGGAGTGGCCGGGACCTCGTCCCACTCGTCTCCCCAGGGACTCGATCCGTGCTATCGCGGCGGTCCTGCATTCCTCGGGCTCTTCATCCACAGAAGGCTTTCCCGGATAGAGAAGGTATTCCTTCTTGTAGCGGACGGGAGTGATATTGGGCATGAAGACGTTCGCGCCCCTTGCGAGGGCGAGGTTCCGTCCCTCGCCGGGAAAGACGGCGTCGAAGGCTGTTGTTGCCGGTATGTGGGCGTCGGGGTTGAATATGCGCAGCGTCGCCAGGGCCCTGAAGAACATATCGGGGTCATCGTGATAGGCGTTCTTCGTTCCGCACAGAGGGGTGTCCGGGTGGGGGATGAAGGGGCCGATCCCGATCATGTCGAGGTCGAGACGGCGGCACAACAGGATGTTGTCCGCCAGCACTCCCACGGTCTCACCGGGGAGCCCTATCATGAATCCGCTGCCCGTCTGCACCCCGAGGCCCTTGAGGTCTTCGAGGCAGCGCAGCCGGTCACCGAGGCTCGATCCCGGATGGAGGCGCGCGAAAAGCGCCGCGTCGGACGTCTCGAAACGGAGAAGATACCGGTCCATGCCGCACTCGCGCCAGTAGCGGTATGTCTCGAGGGGTCTGTTGCCAACGGAGACGGTAACGGCCAGGCCGGTCGCTTCCTTGATCCGTCTTATGAGGAGCCCGAGTCTTTCATCTCCGATCCCCGGCGTCTCGCCCGATTGAAGGACAACGGTGGTCTGGCGGAAACGGCCCATCGTATCCGCTATCGCCAGTATCTCGTCGGGAGACATCACGTACCGGGCGACATTCCTGTTGGAGGCCCGTATCCCGCAGTAGAGACAATCGTTGACGCATATGTTGGAGAACTCGATTATCCCCCTGATGTACACGTCATCACCCATGTGGTTCTTCCGCACCACATCGGCATGCCGGTACAGTTCTCCGAGCGCCCCATCGGTCGCGCCAAGCATTTCAAGGGCGCGATCCCGTGTATATTCACCTGCCATGGCTGAAAATATACCTGATAAGAGGTCCTTTCCGCAACAGTGGGAGTCTTTGTGCTGGTACGTGTCTTGTGGCGTCAGGCAAAATACACGGCCACCCATATCGTGGGTTCCCCGTCGTCTGTGCGTGTCACTCTGTGTCGCCGATGCGGCGGGATGAGGATGTGGTCTCCCGGGAGAAGGGTGACAACGTCGGTCTCCCCCTCGAAGAGGATGTCGGCGCTTCCCGTGAGGAGAATGACCCATTCGCTGCGCTTATCGTCGTACCAGGAGCCTTGCGGTGTCACCTGGCCCCGGGAGATGATCCTTTCGATCCTGACGGCCCCGCTCGCCGCGATGGTCTCGAATATCTCGTCGGGGATATCGGAGGGGATGGGGGAGAAGACGTTCTGCTTTTTCATGGTATCCTCGATTGAAGAAGACAATGACCAATGATCAAATTCCAATGACCAGAAAAACAGACAATGATCAATGACCAGAGGTGATGCAATCGGTCTCTTCTACCCTTCTATCTGGTCAATTGGTTATTGTGATTTGGTCATTGTCCTCTTATTTGGTCATTGTCTTTTCCTTTATTTTCTGCAAAGTGTCTTTGAATTCCTCTTTGTCCGGGGCGAGTTCGACGGCCTTTCCCGCGAGTTTTTCCGCCTCGTCGAGATTCCTGTTCGTTGTGAAGTAGAGCCAGGCGAGGTTGTTGTATGCCCGGGGGTCGCCGGTCCTGTCGATCGCCTCGCGGTAGTGCTCCTCGGCCTTTGAGAATTCCTTCTTGTTAAAGAAGACGTTGCCCATGTAGAGATAGGCGACGGGCAGGGTCCGTGAGGCCTTTTCGTATTCCTTCAGTGCCTCGTCAAGCTCACCCGATCTCTCATAGGTCACTCCGAGATCGATGTGTTCCCGCGGTGTCAAGGGATCATTGAGGACGAGTATCCTCGGAAGACTGCAGGAGCAGAGGCAAAAGAGCAGGCCCGCTGTCAGGAGGGAAAGAGCCGGAGTGACCAGTAACCTGTCTTTTTCCATATTTCCTCCAGATCGGACGTCGGGACGACCTGTCTTTCCTTGCGGCCCGAATTCACGATGATGCCGTTCCCGGTGTAGCCCGTCGCCACCAGGAAGTGATCGAGCCGATAGATGGACCCGCCGTAGTCGACAAGAAGAATGACGGGTACCCCCCTGTCGATGCTCTCACGCAGACGGCTCACGGAACCCGTGAATTGCTCCGTCACGAAGCCTTTCTTCCTCGGGTAGTTCTCGAGGTCCGTGGGCAGGATGCCCCGTGCCCCGGGGCTGTAGATGGCCCGCGCTATCTCATCGACACCGATCCTGACGGTGCTGCCGCTGCGGGCATACCAGTAGTTCATGACCGTCGCGAGGGCAGCCGGACCGCACTGATACTCCTCCTGGGGGAAGAAGGGGACATTGGAAAGGACCTTTGCCCCTTCGGGAAGTGGGGCAGGCCCGGAGGCGCAGGCGTAGAGGAGAAGGATAAGGGCGCACAGGAACGGTAAGACCTTCATAGATATGCGTGCGGCCGCCGGGCGGCTCAAAAAGCGCCCGGCGGTCCTTTCGTCGCGAATGTCCTGCTATTGTGTCACCACGACCTTCTTGCCCGTGGTGAGGTTTATGATGAGAATGACGAGCAGTATGATAACGAGAACGGCTATGACGATACCAAGCCCGCTATCCTTGCCCACTCTCAGATCGTCAAGCTTCTGGGCGAAACTGTGGATCTGCGCATCCGTCATTTCCGAGACCCGTGACGCGATCTCTTCCGGAGAGAAACCGAGGTCGAGGAGTCTTTGTCTTACGAGCTTCATCTCGAGGACTTCCTGTATCTTCTGAATATCGGCGTCCCTTTGCGCATGAGGGATGCCGATCGTTTCCGATGGAAGAAATGCGGCATCGACACGGGGGGCGATGCCGATGATGAACATCGCTGCGATGAGATAATAAACCAGGGTTCTTCTGGCCATGTCGTCACCTCCTTTCGAATCGACCCGATTGATCGTATGTAACAGTTATATATCCGATATGCGGTGGTTTGTAAACCCTTTTGAGACTGGGCTCAAGGGGTGTGTTCCGGTTGGATCCCCGTCCGTAACAGCATATGACCATTGAAGGATATCGGTTCCTGTGGTATCCTGCACTCATATCGGCCGATGGTTTGCAGGGCCGGTTTCCTTACAAAACAAGGAGGTTCTCATGTCAACGATATATGATGTGTACGCACGGGAGATACTGGACAGCAGGGGAAATCCCACCGTGGAGGTCGAGGTCGTCCTGGAAAGTGGAGCGATGGGCCGGGCAATGGTGCCCTCGGGCGCCTCCACCGGTGAAAGGGAGGCCCTTGAACTGCGCGACGGTGACGTGAAGAGGTACAAGGGCAAGGGGGTGCAGAAGGCCGTCGAGAACGTGAACAACATCATCGCCCCCGAAGTCGAAGGGCTCGATGCCCTTGACCAGGCCTACATCGACAAGGTCCTTGTCGACGCCGACGG of the Syntrophorhabdus sp. genome contains:
- the hydF gene encoding [FeFe] hydrogenase H-cluster maturation GTPase HydF, whose amino-acid sequence is MTDTTLNQTPRGSRLHIAIFGRRNAGKSSLINALTNQDIAIVSDVPGTTTDPVYKSMEILPIGPVVIIDTAGIDDVGELGRLRIEKALGVLNKTDLMLLVVDPAAGAGRFEEEVIEKAREKKVPVIIVVNKADLYPRFSTEEVLPGTALPVVAVSALTRQGIDELKMAMIREAPKDFMNPTILGDLISPGDTVVLVVPIDLAAPKGRLILPQVQTIRDILDHDGMAYVVKERELKGALAKLKDKPRLVVTDSQAFLKVAADTPKDVPMTSFSILFARHKGDLATLVEGAKAVENLVPGDRVLVSEACTHHRVEDDIGTVKIPRWLNQLVGGPLDYTWVSGLELPKDLSGYKLIIHCGACMINRKEMLHRLMVAKHAGIPVVNYGVLIAYVMGILERTLKPFPELTEVLEDDG
- a CDS encoding CBS domain-containing protein, which encodes MKTAKDMLKEKKKDIWSIGPNKTVFDALKIMGEKEIGALMVIDDKGRVHGIVSERDYARKIILKGKTSAQTKVSEIMTPADKMFTVKPETSVEDCMVLITAKRIRHVPVFDNDKFVGLISIGDVVKSIISEKDMLIEHLSNYIAGKYV
- the hydE gene encoding [FeFe] hydrogenase H-cluster radical SAM maturase HydE, which translates into the protein MGGRVFCLTPQDTYQHKDSHCCGKDLLSGIFSAMAGEYTRDRALEMLGATDGALGELYRHADVVRKNHMGDDVYIRGIIEFSNICVNDCLYCGIRASNRNVARYVMSPDEILAIADTMGRFRQTTVVLQSGETPGIGDERLGLLIRRIKEATGLAVTVSVGNRPLETYRYWRECGMDRYLLRFETSDAALFARLHPGSSLGDRLRCLEDLKGLGVQTGSGFMIGLPGETVGVLADNILLCRRLDLDMIGIGPFIPHPDTPLCGTKNAYHDDPDMFFRALATLRIFNPDAHIPATTAFDAVFPGEGRNLALARGANVFMPNITPVRYKKEYLLYPGKPSVDEEPEECRTAAIARIESLGRRVGRGPGHSFKKKEQPGQR
- a CDS encoding cupin domain-containing protein; the encoded protein is MKKQNVFSPIPSDIPDEIFETIAASGAVRIERIISRGQVTPQGSWYDDKRSEWVILLTGSADILFEGETDVVTLLPGDHILIPPHRRHRVTRTDDGEPTIWVAVYFA
- a CDS encoding tetratricopeptide repeat protein, with translation MEKDRLLVTPALSLLTAGLLFCLCSCSLPRILVLNDPLTPREHIDLGVTYERSGELDEALKEYEKASRTLPVAYLYMGNVFFNKKEFSKAEEHYREAIDRTGDPRAYNNLAWLYFTTNRNLDEAEKLAGKAVELAPDKEEFKDTLQKIKEKTMTK
- a CDS encoding peptidase C39 family protein; translated protein: MKVLPFLCALILLLYACASGPAPLPEGAKVLSNVPFFPQEEYQCGPAALATVMNYWYARSGSTVRIGVDEIARAIYSPGARGILPTDLENYPRKKGFVTEQFTGSVSRLRESIDRGVPVILLVDYGGSIYRLDHFLVATGYTGNGIIVNSGRKERQVVPTSDLEEIWKKTGYWSLRLFPS
- a CDS encoding PA2779 family protein; protein product: MARRTLVYYLIAAMFIIGIAPRVDAAFLPSETIGIPHAQRDADIQKIQEVLEMKLVRQRLLDLGFSPEEIASRVSEMTDAQIHSFAQKLDDLRVGKDSGLGIVIAVLVIILLVILIINLTTGKKVVVTQ